Genomic DNA from Vespula vulgaris chromosome 5, iyVesVulg1.1, whole genome shotgun sequence:
atcttttagGAACTTCTGGGCCTAtcctatgtattatatataattttaaaatcttATCAATGCTCTCCAAAACGTATCTTACCGTTCTGGATAACAAAGTGGCACGATTTTCGACTCGCAAACATTCGAATCTGTCGTAAAACAGTGCCATGGCCCATGGCTCCCggaaatatgaataaaagtCCACGATAAGAGAattctgataaaaaaattatatcgattagaaaattcaATATGAGAGTtaatgaaagataagaaaaaaaaatgaaacttacTCTGAAACGATATTTAACTTCGTTTAACATACTGTCGTGTTTTCCATACAAAGTGATCAAGTGATCTATTTCGAAATTCTAAAAAGTATAACATAATGAAGAGagattcgaataaattatgataataaactTTGACATTGGTATAAACCTTTTTACTGCAACAAGTGATTGATTCTACGACATTTCgagtatttatatgtaaacgGAAGTAACCAATTTCGGATAAGCAATTACCTGTCACCATGACATCGccctaataaataataaatcactcgatttaaaaaatattattatgaatataaatacgaattatatgtatatcatattatcGAAGTTCTTACGTAAAGAGATTGTTTTACAACGACATCACGAGACGATTTCTGTCCAGGTTTATCGACGTGAAGATAATGAAAGTTACCAGGTAACATGCAGGATACAATGATTGGTGATCGAAATTCTGGTAATAACAAGCACGATTTACTTCTGTCGAAGTTATTGTATCTTCCTTTAGATTCTTGATAGACGTCTACTACTTTGCGAATAATTTTACCAAGCTATTTGTTCAAGTTTTCAAGAAaagcaataaataataattagagaaACACacaatttgataaattaaaatgatggGAGAATATAACtcataaagaataaaatagaaaaatgcgATACTAACTTTTTCGCCAATCTCTATACTATTATAATGATTATGCTCGAAAAATTTGGCTTGAAATTTTCTCGAGTATTTGGTTATGCTTCCAGCTGCGAATACAAATGGATCGTTTGTACGAAATTGAGGATCTATCACCACACGTCCATCGAATACTAAACCAGCACGACAAATTGctgaaatacatatatacatgtgtatgtcgatcaataaagaattattcaCGTGTAGTCTATCGAACAAAATACCAGGATGGGCctaagtgattttaaaaattaattgctaTTTTTCGAGCCTTACGGTTTGTGATTTTataatctaaaacaaaaaatttactcCATACgtatcgaaaaagaataattaatttttaaaatcacttagaaacttttaatccatcctgtataaatattatacaaaaacaattatatattgttacctaaaaaagaattgatatcAATATCTTTctcataaaaattgaaaaaaaagtcaCAAGGAATGATCTTGATATTAATTCCTGATCTTATAGTAACTGATTCGATTCTTTTAACATCTTGATATTCCTCTAACAAAGtccaattaattatattccatCCTAAGAGAAGGTTTATTTCACTCTCCAGAATAGAATTCTTTATGGCTGTGTTCACCTTATAAAAGTTTTCGTATTACTAATTTACATTgatcaataattattcatattgtattatataatagttcTTTTTTTGCGTACTTCacaattacgaaaaaaattaatctgatTGTCACATAGATTTAATTTAGGCTCGATCAGAGTGATCCAAGAACCTTTTATTCCATGTTTCATCAATCCATGAATAGCGCAATAACAATCGATGTTGTGTCCATAAAATACAATGGCCTCTATAAAACAcgtaattaatctttttatctttatgtttataatatagtatgtATGTTAAAagattacttttctctttgaaatcaTTTGTTCcagattgaattttttttaatgaaaagaatgCATCAGTATCATCGTTTATAGTTAAACAATTCCAAATTAGTTGATTTGATGTTATGATATcactatataaaagaaagttcAGAGtgattaacaataataataaaaatatattaaaactgaatttttaattaaaaattcaaaaaatttacGCTTTTTTGTCTTCAtcaattttcttatctctGAACAATGTCTGTTGGTATTGAAGACCGCTAGTTAAAATCAGAAAGTCGTAACTCAAGTTTTCTTGATCCATTACAGTCACGTATTTATCCTTCCTGTTGCAAACGAACATGTCGtacattttaacaaattacgAAGGTCACTGCCTTTTCCACGGAAACCTGGTCTCTCATCAATTTATTACCTATTAATCGCTAACAATTTTCCGTAAACGACATTGATCCAAGCACGTCTTGTGATAAAGAACTGATAATTACGACAATATCTTCCCTTAAATGGGATCATATCCCACTTAATATCAGTATATTTCCTTTCATATGGTAATCCATTCGGTGAAATCAAAGTGAGATTTGTAAAGTGGACAAAATTTTGTAGATACCTATAACGCGAAtctattgtttatatatatatatatatcttttttgttatcaaGCATTTACCCTAATGCTAAAAATTCGACCAAAGCTGTGCCACAATCGGAAGCACCTACGACAACTATCTTCGTATCAATGATCCGATTTGGTATCGTAGCGATTCTTGGCGTTGtcataaaaagtgaaaatattttgtcttTATTCTGTTTAAGTTTAATTTCATTAGTCTCGGGGCAAGAACAAAATTCGTATTCTATTCTTCTACGTGGATTCACTGGTACCATAGTTTTTAAACAAGAAACTATTGGCTTAGTTCGagtctaaaaaaatatatattagcgttattattattattattattattattattattattattattattattattattattattagcatcGAAACTTTATCAAACAATCTAATGATCTAGCTGTTCTAATTATTTCCGATTCTTCTCACGCATTACTCgagaagaattaatttaatgcaTCTACACAAGTATGATACGTGAGAGTAAAAACTTACGAGTGaacttccttcttcctcgtagaaacgataataaagaaCCGTCAAGTCGCATAGTCGCATGatctcgtaaaaaaagaatttctgatttatcgaaaatattggCATTAGAACAAAATGTAAGAGGCAACCATAAGCttcgtgaaaaatatattgtctCACAATAAAGTCGTCTACGTGATAATGCTTTTTGATCTCTTGCTGATCCTTCTCAAtgctataattataataaaatgtatgattaaaaattgaatatagtTAGCtcaatatgtattattaattaccagACAATAGCCAAGCCAATGATCGTATTATCAGATGTGAAAATATAACTATAAACATTGTTATTAGTTTCATTTACACTTCGATTAAAAtcttccattatttttttgcttcgtggaatattaattaaaaattgttttatttcagtTATATCGCATAAATCACCTTTGTGAGATTTAATTTCTCTGAAAAGTATTGCCTTGTGAGCCACGTACAAAGACATAGGAAAGTCTTTGTTATATCTCAATGGTACTCGctatatatgttaattattaattagacaTAACATTCACTTTCTAGATATCTCTATGTAGGATCTATCCATGTaactaaatgaaattttctataaaattgtACCTACCACGAATAGTtccaaaaaggaaaagtatgcGTAAGTTGATGGTAAAAGTAATACACAGTAATCTAAATCAGGGAAACATTCAAAAGCAGCTTCCAAAAATTCTCGCGTTCCACGATTGCCAATATCTTCTCGTACCGCAAAAATCTCTACAACGAACGCATTAACTTCGCCTTGATAAATGGAACTCGTCAAAATATCTTGTTTCATATCAGACGATTCTAATTCGACGGCATTCAATGATGTTGCCGGATATATCTCttcgaaaaaattcattaatttggTATGCTGCAGTGTACACGTATTATTaagtatctatttatttattattacttggTACTTCAAATATCGCATCTTCGaattcgttaatattaaactGATCAGAAACCGATGATCTATCATCTTGATCGAgatcttcttccttcgattCTTGAtaagaagtttctttttttattgaagtTTTACGTAATGATGATCGGATTTCATTAGCATTTTccgaattttcttctttaaactGAAGATATAAAGGACAGGTATATTGATtgacattgaaaataaaatgaagagtTATGTACTCAAGCGAACGTACTCtgattactttttcttcataaataCTACCGATACGAACGCGTTTTTTTGCTACAGGAAAaggtttcttttgtttataaatttcttcaaGTTCGGTATCATCCGTTTGATCTTCCGCATTTATTCctttatcaataaatttttcagtTTCCAAACTAGTTTCATctaagaatacaaaaaaaagatacgtaaattgttttaatatttaattaacaatatgaaaaaatgaCATTCACTGACCATTCTCGGAAGTCGTTTCAATCTCAAGTTTATCCTCAACGATTGCATTTGATTTTGGTTCATATTTCGAGTTGTCTCTAAATAACGAtgtatttttaacatatttctatttctacttccgcttataacaattatattctctttctgtatgcgtatgtatgtgtattaaaTATCGACTAACAAGAAGGTGTCCTGCAATATTCCAGAAAAAGTCGTAAAGAAAACCTCGCTTGGACTTTGTCTTGATATCTTAAAACCCTGATCTGTTTCATGCGGTTTCCTCAGTCCATCATAAAGAGTCAATTCAAAATTCTCATTTAAGAGATCGACGTCGATCGTCGAATTAACGCAGATCACTCCAGTAGCTAAACCATTGTCGTCCTCAGAAACGATTAACTGACGGCGACCGTCCGGATAACGTGTCATTTCGCTTATGTAATACTCCCCGTAAAATTCTTTCACATAGGACGAGTCTGCGTCGATTATCGGTATTATGTCGTCATTATCTTCCTCcctatatgaataatataatcctcatacgaatatatatttttttaatgtaatactTGTAGCAACTACTATTTCGACACTctccataaaaaatataataataataatgataatgatactaaaagtaataataataataataataataataataataataataataataataataataattacacagCACGACGAATTTTTAATCTTGGAATGATATTGTAtcgcatacatatgtacaaagCTTGTACCATAAACGTATCCTTGAAATTAATTGGAGCTATCCTGATCATGTAATCTGCGAAAGaattttctagaaaaaaaaaaaaaataaaaaacggaaagaatgagaaatacatatatatatatatatatatatatatatatatatatatatatacatacacacaaaaaGGATATAACAGGTTTTGATCAGTGAAAGAATCGAtacctatgtacatacgtatatatccaTATTTTCATGGATTTACCTGGTTCGATCTGAGGTGGAAGCACAAGAATAACGTGAAAACAGTGGATATCCATGTCGAATAGAGCAACAAGAAGagattcgaagaaattttcagTATAACGATCGTCCCAGACGAGACAATGAATAAAGAACGTTCCATTTTCTATAACATCGTCAATGctatttgagaaaaaaaaaaagaataagatgtCGGTTTAGAATGAATATcttataatgaatttttcatatagaatatttacctataatgcatttttaaacAATGGAACCATTCTTGTTTTGGAATCGATGGAATATTAGGATAATTGCAGAGGAATATTCCCGAAATAATATCTCCTTTTTCATTGTATTGAATTATAGTGAAACAGGAGGATTCGCTGTAAtagatttttcatcgaatttcaggccgcagaaagagagaaagagagagagagagagagagagagagagaaagaaagagagagagagagagagataaaatgttAAGTTTTAGCGGGAAATTTAAAAATCgctcatataaatatttttataataataaagttagatattaatatataatcacTGCCAATTACTATATTCGTCCAATATCGATATCTCCGAATATATCGTAAGTTTTAACCGATATTAAATGTTCCAAAGCTGGTAAATCGGAATGTAGACCACGACGATAACCCTGAATTTTTGGAA
This window encodes:
- the LOC127064206 gene encoding cilia- and flagella-associated protein 61-like isoform X1, producing MTSHESSCFTIIQYNEKGDIISGIFLCNYPNIPSIPKQEWFHCLKMHYSIDDVIENGTFFIHCLVWDDRYTENFFESLLVALFDMDIHCFHVILVLPPQIEPENSFADYMIRIAPINFKDTFMVQALYICMRYNIIPRLKIRRAVEEDNDDIIPIIDADSSYVKEFYGEYYISEMTRYPDGRRQLIVSEDDNGLATGVICVNSTIDVDLLNENFELTLYDGLRKPHETDQGFKISRQSPSEVFFTTFSGILQDTFLDNSKYEPKSNAIVEDKLEIETTSENDETSLETEKFIDKGINAEDQTDDTELEEIYKQKKPFPVAKKRVRIGSIYEEKVIRVRSLEYITLHFIFNVNQYTCPLYLQFKEENSENANEIRSSLRKTSIKKETSYQESKEEDLDQDDRSSVSDQFNINEFEDAIFEVPKIYPATSLNAVELESSDMKQDILTSSIYQGEVNAFVVEIFAVREDIGNRGTREFLEAAFECFPDLDYCVLLLPSTYAYFSFLELFVRVPLRYNKDFPMSLYVAHKAILFREIKSHKGDLCDITEIKQFLINIPRSKKIMEDFNRSVNETNNNVYSYIFTSDNTIIGLAIVCIEKDQQEIKKHYHVDDFIVRQYIFHEAYGCLLHFVLMPIFSINQKFFFYEIMRLCDLTVLYYRFYEEEGSSLTRTKPIVSCLKTMVPVNPRRRIEYEFCSCPETNEIKLKQNKDKIFSLFMTTPRIATIPNRIIDTKIVVVGASDCGTALVEFLALGYLQNFVHFTNLTLISPNGLPYERKYTDIKWDMIPFKGRYCRNYQFFITRRAWINVVYGKLLAINRKDKYVTVMDQENLSYDFLILTSGLQYQQTLFRDKKIDEDKKADIITSNQLIWNCLTINDDTDAFFSLKKIQSGTNDFKEKKAIVFYGHNIDCYCAIHGLMKHGIKGSWITLIEPKLNLCDNQINFFRNCEVNTAIKNSILESEINLLLGWNIINWTLLEEYQDVKRIESVTIRSGINIKIIPCDFFFNFYEKDIDINSFLAICRAGLVFDGRVVIDPQFRTNDPFVFAAGSITKYSRKFQAKFFEHNHYNSIEIGEKLGKIIRKVVDVYQESKGRYNNFDRSKSCLLLPEFRSPIIVSCMLPGNFHYLHVDKPGQKSSRDVVVKQSLYGDVMVTGNCLSEIGYFRLHINTRNVVESITCCSKKNFEIDHLITLYGKHDSMLNEVKYRFRNSLIVDFYSYFREPWAMALFYDRFECLRVENRATLLSRTSASGNSLVEDCLRALLRSEGEEISEKDRDLIRKKYIGSVYQQEIENSVVDFLQFSEEDLPIYCTPYFMRWLYHDITSSPLFCDE
- the LOC127064206 gene encoding cilia- and flagella-associated protein 61-like isoform X2, whose product is MNHFSRRESSCFTIIQYNEKGDIISGIFLCNYPNIPSIPKQEWFHCLKMHYSIDDVIENGTFFIHCLVWDDRYTENFFESLLVALFDMDIHCFHVILVLPPQIEPENSFADYMIRIAPINFKDTFMVQALYICMRYNIIPRLKIRRAVEEDNDDIIPIIDADSSYVKEFYGEYYISEMTRYPDGRRQLIVSEDDNGLATGVICVNSTIDVDLLNENFELTLYDGLRKPHETDQGFKISRQSPSEVFFTTFSGILQDTFLDNSKYEPKSNAIVEDKLEIETTSENDETSLETEKFIDKGINAEDQTDDTELEEIYKQKKPFPVAKKRVRIGSIYEEKVIRFKEENSENANEIRSSLRKTSIKKETSYQESKEEDLDQDDRSSVSDQFNINEFEDAIFEVPKIYPATSLNAVELESSDMKQDILTSSIYQGEVNAFVVEIFAVREDIGNRGTREFLEAAFECFPDLDYCVLLLPSTYAYFSFLELFVRVPLRYNKDFPMSLYVAHKAILFREIKSHKGDLCDITEIKQFLINIPRSKKIMEDFNRSVNETNNNVYSYIFTSDNTIIGLAIVCIEKDQQEIKKHYHVDDFIVRQYIFHEAYGCLLHFVLMPIFSINQKFFFYEIMRLCDLTVLYYRFYEEEGSSLTRTKPIVSCLKTMVPVNPRRRIEYEFCSCPETNEIKLKQNKDKIFSLFMTTPRIATIPNRIIDTKIVVVGASDCGTALVEFLALGYLQNFVHFTNLTLISPNGLPYERKYTDIKWDMIPFKGRYCRNYQFFITRRAWINVVYGKLLAINRKDKYVTVMDQENLSYDFLILTSGLQYQQTLFRDKKIDEDKKADIITSNQLIWNCLTINDDTDAFFSLKKIQSGTNDFKEKKAIVFYGHNIDCYCAIHGLMKHGIKGSWITLIEPKLNLCDNQINFFRNCEVNTAIKNSILESEINLLLGWNIINWTLLEEYQDVKRIESVTIRSGINIKIIPCDFFFNFYEKDIDINSFLAICRAGLVFDGRVVIDPQFRTNDPFVFAAGSITKYSRKFQAKFFEHNHYNSIEIGEKLGKIIRKVVDVYQESKGRYNNFDRSKSCLLLPEFRSPIIVSCMLPGNFHYLHVDKPGQKSSRDVVVKQSLYGDVMVTGNCLSEIGYFRLHINTRNVVESITCCSKKNFEIDHLITLYGKHDSMLNEVKYRFRNSLIVDFYSYFREPWAMALFYDRFECLRVENRATLLSRTSASGNSLVEDCLRALLRSEGEEISEKDRDLIRKKYIGSVYQQEIENSVVDFLQFSEEDLPIYCTPYFMRWLYHDITSSPLFCDE